The following coding sequences are from one Capsicum annuum cultivar UCD-10X-F1 chromosome 3, UCD10Xv1.1, whole genome shotgun sequence window:
- the LOC107862445 gene encoding mannose-1-phosphate guanyltransferase alpha has translation MGSSEEKVVAVIMVGGPTKGTRFRPLSLNIPKPLFPLAGQPMVHHPISACKKIPNLAQIYLIGFYEEREFAIYVSSISNELRIPVRYLKEDKPHGSAGGLYNFRDLLMEDSPSHIFLLNCDVCCSFPLPEMLEAHRRYGGMGTILVSKVSAETASEFGELVADPVTNELLHYTEKPETFVSDRINCGVYVFTPDIFNAIQGVSTQRKDRANLRRVSSFEALQPANRSFSTDFVRLDQDILTPLSGKKQLYTYETMDFWEQIKTPGMSLKCSGLYLAQYRSTSPHLLASGDGSKTATISGDVYIHPSAKVHPTAKIGPNVSISANARIGAGARLISCIILDDVEIQENAVVIHAIVGWKSSIGRWSRVQAVGDYNAKLGITILGESVSVEDEVVIINSIVLPNKTLNVSVQEEILL, from the exons ATGGGAAGTTCTGAGGAGAAAGTTGTCGCTGTGATCATGGTCGGTGGACCAACCAAAG GTACACGTTTTCGCCCATTGTCATTGAACATACCAAAGCCACTTTTTCCATTAGCTGGACAGCCTATGGTTCATCATCCGATTTCTGCCTGTAAAAAG ATTCCGAATCTAGCACAGATCTACCTCATTGGCTTCTACGAGGAGCGTGAATTTGCGATATATGTCTCTTCAATCTCAAATGAACTACGAATTCCTGTCAG ATACCTGAAGGAGGACAAACCACATGGTTCAGCTGGGGGCCTTTACAACTTTAGGGATCTGCTTATGGAAGACAGCCCG TCACATATATTTTTGCTGAACTGCGACGTTTGCTGCAGTTTTCCACTGCCTGAGATGCTCG AGGCTCATAGAAGATATGGTGGAATGGGAACCATTCTTGTCAGCAAG GTGTCAGCTGAGACAGCCAGTGAATTTGGAGAACTGGTCGCTGACCCCGTCACCAATGAACTGTTGCATTACACAGAGAAACCTGAAACTTTT GTGAGTGACCGCATCAACTGTGGTGTGTACGTATTTACACCAGATATCTTCAATGCTATTCAAGGAGTATCCACTCAGAGGAAAGACAGAG CTAACCTAAGGCGTGTATCCAGCTTTGAAGCTCTTCAGCCAGCAAACAG GAGTTTTTCAACAGACTTTGTACGGTTGGATCAAGATATTTTGACACCTCTTTCAGGGAAGAAGCAACTATATACCTATGAAACCATGGATTTCTGGGAACAAATTAAAACACCAGG aatgTCTTTGAAATGCTCTGGTCTCTACCTGGCTCAATATAGATCAACCTCACCACATCTTTTGGCAAGCGGGGATGGCTCAAAGACTGCAACCATCAGTGGTGATGTTTATATCCATCCATCTGCTAAAGTTCATCCAACTGCAAAG ATTGGTCCAAATGTTTCAATTTCTGCTAATGCTCGTATTGGAGCTGGTGCCAGGCTTATCAGTTGTATTATCCTTGACGATGTTGAAATCCAG GAAAATGCTGTTGTTATTCATGCAATTGTTGGCTGGAAATCTTCAATTGGAAGATGGTCAAGAGTCCAG GCAGTAGGAGACTACAACGCAAAGCTCGGGATCACAATTCTTG GTGAATCTGTATCGGTTGAGGATGAAGTAGTGATAATCAACAGCATTGTGCTGCCAAACAAGACTCTTAATGTGAGCGTTCAAGAAGAGATCTTACTTTAA